In the Treponema maltophilum ATCC 51939 genome, AGTCAGCTTTTTGCCGAATTCTTTTTCGTATGCCGCAGCCATCGCATCGGAATTCTTTACGACCATTTGCAAAAAATTCATGTTTTCGTTTGCCTGCATGGGATCCTTCATTTGGAATTTACCCTTCCATTCCGGGCGCGTAAAATCCCAAAGGTTGTCGATCGGAGCCTTTTTGTAGCTGTCGCTGTTGTAAAAAATAACCTTTGCTTCGATCGAATGGAGAAGAAGCGGCGTGCGGTACTGTTCCGGAATAACGTCGACCGTTTTTACGCCGTCGATTAAAACCGAAGGCACGTAAGTGTTTGCAAGTCCCTTGTGAACCAACTCGTATAATATGGTCGTTTCGTCGGCAAGCAGCAAAACGTCCGCATTGTACAATCCGGCACCCTGCTCTTTAGTCAGTTTTTCGATTTGCTGATTGGTGGGAATGTCGATCGCTTCGACGGTAACTTCCGGGTACAGCGAGGCGAACTCTTTTACGGCGTCGAATATGCGCGAGGAAAGAGAATAGATAACAACCTTTCCTTCTTTTTTAGCCGCTTCATATACGGCGTCCCAATTTTCTTCGGAAGGAATAACGGTTACGGCTTTTTGCCGTTCCGCAGCAGCACTTTCATTTGATCCTTTCGAAAAAAGCGAAAAAGACAACAGGCACAT is a window encoding:
- a CDS encoding ABC transporter substrate-binding protein, translating into MLKKLFCVLAMCLLSFSLFSKGSNESAAAERQKAVTVIPSEENWDAVYEAAKKEGKVVIYSLSSRIFDAVKEFASLYPEVTVEAIDIPTNQQIEKLTKEQGAGLYNADVLLLADETTILYELVHKGLANTYVPSVLIDGVKTVDVIPEQYRTPLLLHSIEAKVIFYNSDSYKKAPIDNLWDFTRPEWKGKFQMKDPMQANENMNFLQMVVKNSDAMAAAYEKEFGKKLTLSRGIENAGYEWIEQILKNNVVLTSSDGSVSAAVGAAGQTNAPLGLCIASSKIRDNKKGQKLAIAWDVEPKFGVYKGNYLLLANKAPHPNAAKLLIRYMLGDSRGGKGLKSFYVPGQWVARSDVKSLSDLSLEEVAKRGWGLDTEYIYYQGLEVRDFWLAR